The Flavobacteriales bacterium genome includes a region encoding these proteins:
- the bshC gene encoding bacillithiol biosynthesis cysteine-adding enzyme BshC, with amino-acid sequence MEQSTENQTHNLIEIDYSNTDFFSDLIKKYLSNQDFPNQFVNRNSDADNAKEVVQNPQFSPNYRKGLVEEILKQYEQSNIHLNESSPVYQNIVKLQNENCVCITTGQQIHIFLGPMFVAHKLLSVCLESDEFNEQQSEYESVPIFWMATEDHDFEEINSVSLYNEKLTWDIESKGFVGRLAPQSLLPLVNFAKQRIDQTPENLHFIAVCETAYTQCKTFAQATRQIIHTLYGHTGIIVFDGDNTFCKKQFVNIFKNDLFKHDCSEAIDATINELKANKIKPPINTRPSNTFFLHDNQRLRLEKNENNFRVVGSEIKYNTEEINDFLLNQPEKFSPNALLRPLYQQVILPNISYIAGAAEFMYWIELKLLLFKFGTLFPKLIIRPSTFYFTKKNLEFLRNADIPIETIFYSKEKLSQLFVNKYNEKYNNLSNRLSELDDLMESLFMDESMRQYLNASIKTDWKNVFKKTSNSIKSMIDNSIEMNSDYQKVIKIKSKIWHENYNQERQKSILESLSSLKHLLSASSVTKNSKINILYLEN; translated from the coding sequence ATGGAACAATCGACTGAAAATCAAACACATAATTTGATAGAGATTGACTATTCCAATACTGATTTTTTCAGCGATTTAATCAAAAAATATCTGTCTAATCAAGATTTTCCGAATCAATTTGTAAATCGAAACAGTGACGCAGACAATGCAAAAGAGGTTGTTCAAAACCCACAATTTAGCCCGAATTACAGAAAAGGCTTGGTAGAGGAAATTCTTAAACAATACGAGCAATCGAACATTCATTTGAATGAATCGAGTCCCGTTTATCAGAACATTGTAAAACTACAAAATGAAAATTGCGTATGCATAACTACCGGACAACAAATTCATATTTTTTTGGGGCCAATGTTTGTAGCCCACAAATTGCTTTCAGTTTGTTTAGAATCGGACGAATTCAATGAACAACAATCTGAATATGAATCAGTTCCGATATTTTGGATGGCCACCGAAGATCATGATTTTGAAGAGATTAATTCGGTCAGTTTATACAATGAAAAATTAACCTGGGATATAGAATCAAAGGGCTTCGTTGGTCGTTTGGCTCCACAAAGCTTATTGCCTTTAGTAAATTTTGCAAAACAGCGAATTGACCAAACCCCCGAAAATCTTCATTTTATTGCTGTTTGCGAAACAGCATACACCCAATGCAAAACCTTTGCTCAAGCCACACGGCAAATTATTCATACCCTTTATGGGCATACCGGAATTATTGTTTTTGATGGAGACAATACCTTTTGTAAAAAACAATTTGTAAACATTTTTAAAAACGACCTTTTTAAACATGATTGTTCTGAAGCAATAGACGCAACAATAAATGAATTAAAGGCCAACAAGATAAAACCACCAATCAACACGAGGCCATCCAATACTTTCTTTTTACATGACAATCAAAGACTTAGGCTCGAAAAAAACGAAAACAATTTTAGGGTTGTCGGTTCTGAAATAAAATATAATACCGAAGAAATAAATGATTTTTTATTGAACCAACCTGAAAAATTTAGCCCAAATGCCTTGTTACGGCCATTGTATCAACAAGTCATCTTGCCAAATATTAGCTACATTGCAGGTGCCGCTGAGTTCATGTATTGGATAGAACTCAAGCTATTGCTTTTTAAATTTGGAACCCTATTCCCAAAATTGATTATTCGTCCATCAACCTTTTATTTTACTAAAAAAAACCTTGAATTTCTGAGAAATGCAGATATTCCAATTGAGACAATTTTTTACTCAAAAGAAAAATTAAGTCAGTTGTTTGTCAATAAATACAATGAAAAATACAACAACCTCTCGAACAGACTTTCGGAGTTGGATGATTTAATGGAATCTCTTTTTATGGATGAGTCAATGCGACAATACCTAAATGCATCCATAAAAACGGATTGGAAAAATGTGTTCAAAAAAACCTCAAACTCAATAAAATCAATGATTGACAACTCCATCGAAATGAATTCAGACTATCAAAAAGTTATTAAAATAAAGTCGAAAATTTGGCATGAAAATTACAATCAGGAAAGACAAAAATCGATACTCGAATCCTTATCAAGTTTAAAACACCTTCTTTCCGCCTCCTCCGTAACAAAAAACTCTAAAATAAATATTCTTTATCTTGAAAATTAA
- the rimO gene encoding 30S ribosomal protein S12 methylthiotransferase RimO, which yields MHTKSFGKNKVDIITLGCSKNLVDSEVLLTQLKANDLEATHQAEDGKANIIVVNTCGFIENAKQESIDTIFHYINQKEIGNIDKLYVTGCLSHRYKDELQAEMPEVDAFFGTMELPALLQKLNADYKQNLLGERITTTPFHYAYLKISEGCNRPCSFCAIPQMRGNHVSKPMELLVEEAKNLAKNGCKELMLIAQDSTYYGLDLYNERKLAELMDRLSDIDGIDWIRLHYAYPSQFPMDVLDVINRKSNICNYLDMPLQHVSENVLKTMRRGISKRRTVELVEQIREKCPELALRTTMLVGHPGETQKDFEELCDFVEKYKIDRLGVFTYSHEDGTHAFSLDDNIPMEVKEERASNLMEIQEQVSFDLNQSKVGKKYKVLIDHFDDQYFIGRTEHDSPEVDNEVLIKTDQHLRIGDFVEVTITSAKEFDLYGTID from the coding sequence ATGCACACCAAGAGTTTCGGAAAAAACAAAGTGGATATTATTACTTTGGGATGCTCCAAAAATTTGGTTGACTCCGAAGTTTTATTAACCCAGCTTAAAGCCAACGATCTTGAAGCTACCCATCAAGCGGAGGATGGAAAAGCCAATATTATTGTGGTAAACACATGCGGTTTTATTGAAAATGCCAAGCAAGAATCGATTGACACTATTTTCCATTACATCAACCAAAAAGAAATCGGAAATATTGATAAATTATATGTAACAGGCTGTTTATCTCACCGTTACAAAGATGAACTGCAAGCTGAAATGCCCGAGGTTGATGCCTTTTTCGGCACCATGGAGTTACCGGCATTGCTGCAAAAACTAAATGCAGATTACAAACAAAATTTACTTGGCGAACGAATAACCACAACACCTTTTCATTACGCATATCTCAAAATATCAGAGGGCTGCAATAGGCCATGTTCTTTTTGTGCCATTCCGCAAATGCGGGGAAATCATGTATCAAAACCAATGGAATTATTGGTTGAAGAGGCAAAAAATTTGGCAAAAAATGGCTGTAAAGAACTTATGCTTATCGCTCAAGACTCGACCTATTATGGATTGGACTTATACAATGAGCGAAAATTAGCCGAATTGATGGATAGACTTTCAGACATAGATGGTATAGATTGGATACGGTTACATTATGCCTACCCATCTCAGTTTCCGATGGATGTTTTGGATGTAATTAACCGAAAATCAAACATTTGCAACTATCTCGACATGCCTTTGCAGCACGTTTCGGAAAATGTTTTAAAAACAATGCGGAGAGGCATTTCAAAGCGAAGAACCGTAGAATTGGTGGAACAAATCAGAGAAAAATGTCCGGAACTCGCATTGCGAACCACTATGTTGGTGGGGCATCCTGGCGAAACTCAAAAGGATTTTGAAGAATTGTGTGACTTTGTTGAAAAATACAAAATTGACCGATTGGGAGTTTTCACATATTCGCATGAAGATGGAACTCACGCCTTTTCTTTGGATGATAACATTCCTATGGAAGTGAAAGAAGAACGTGCCTCTAACCTGATGGAAATTCAGGAACAAGTTTCATTTGACCTTAACCAATCTAAAGTGGGCAAAAAATATAAGGTTTTGATTGATCATTTTGACGACCAATATTTTATTGGCAGAACAGAACACGACTCGCCAGAGGTGGACAATGAAGTTTTGATTAAAACCGACCAACATCTTAGAATTGGAGATTTTGTAGAAGTAACCATAACTTCAGCCAAAGAATTTGATTTATATGGAACAATCGACTGA